The following coding sequences are from one Musa acuminata AAA Group cultivar baxijiao chromosome BXJ2-4, Cavendish_Baxijiao_AAA, whole genome shotgun sequence window:
- the LOC103980369 gene encoding aspartic proteinase oryzasin-1 gives MATARGGFAIPLLLSVLVLPLVFSASAAADGLIRIGLRKKALDENSRLAGRLLEKEGKALMGSRYGLRGGLESNDEDADIISLKNYMNAQYFGEIGIGTPAQKFTVIFDTGSSNLWVPSSKCYFSIACYFHSKYKSSQSSTYEKNGKTAEIHYGTGSISGFFSGDHVALGDLVVKDQDFIEATREPGVTFLAAKFDGILGLGFKEISVGDVTPVWYNLVKQGLIKEPVFSFWFNRNAEEGEGGEIVFGGVDPNHYEGDHVYVPVTQKGYWQFNMGDVLIGDESTGFCAGGCAAIADSGTSLIAGPTTVITEINQKIGASGVVSQECKAVVAQYGQQILAKLMSQTQPSKICSQVGLCTFDGTHGVSIGIESVINENEDASAGLHSDGMCHACEMAVVWMQNQLRLNQTQESILNYINELCERLPSPMGESSVDCASVASMPSVSFTIGDKTFELKPEQYILKVGQGTAAQCISGFTALDVPPPRGPLWILGDVFMGVYHTVFDYGNLRVGFAPAA, from the exons ATGGCGACGGCGCGTGGAGGCTTCGCGATTCCTCTCTTGCTATCGGTCCTGGTGCTTCCATTGGTTTTCTCGGCCTCCGCTGCCGCCGATGGCTTGATTCGCATTGGGTTGAGGAAAAAAGCTTTGGATGAGAACAGCCGGCTTGCTGGCCGACTTTTGGAGAAGGAAGGGAAGGCTTTGATGGGGTCAAGGTACGGATTAAGAGGCGGTCTTGAGAGTAATGATGAAGATGCGGACATTATTTCTCTCAAGAACTACATGAACGCGCAGTACTTTGGGGAGATTGGCATTGGTACCCCTGCGCAGAAGTTTACCGTGATTTTTGACACTGGTAGCTCGAACCTGTGGGTTCCTTCTTCAAAATGCTACTTCTCG ATTGCTTGCTATTTCCATTCCAAGTACAAGTCGAGCCAATCAAGCACCTATGAGAAGAATG GGAAGACTGCAGAAATCCATTATGGTACTGGATCAATTTCTGGTTTCTTTAGTGGAGATCATGTTGCTCTTGGTGACTTGGTTGTTAAAGATCAG GATTTTATTGAAGCCACCAGAGAGCCAGGGGTCACATTCCTCGCTGCAAAATTTGATGGCATACTTGGACTTGGATTTAAGGAAATATCAGTTGGGGATGTTACACCTGTCTG GTATAATTTGGTCAAGCAAGGTCTTATTAAAGAACCTGTTTTCTCATTCTGGTTTAACCGAAATGCTGAGGAAGGGGAAGGAGGTGAAATTGTCTTTGGAGGAGTTGACCCAAATCATTATGAGGGTGATCATGTCTATGTTCCTGTTACACAGAAAGGTTACTGGCAG TTTAACATGGGAGATGTGCTTATTGGTGATGAATCTACTG GTTTTTGTGCTGGTGGTTGTGCGGCAATTGCAGATTCTGGAACATCTTTGATTGCTGGTCCAACG ACTGTTATTACAGAAATTAATCAAAAAATTGGAGCTTCTGGTGTGGTTTCCCAAGAGTGCAAGGCAGTAGTAGCTCAATATGGGCAACAGATTCTTGCAAAGTTGATGTCACAG ACACAACCATCTAAAATTTGCTCTCAGGTTGGTCTGTGTACATTTGATGGAACTCATGGAGTTAG CATTGGCATTGAGAGTGTAATCAATGAGAATGAGGATGCTTCAGCTGGTCTGCATAGTGATGGTATGTGCCATGCTTGTGAGATGGCAGTTGTATGGATGCAGAATCAGCTAAGACTGAACCAGACACAAGAAAGCATATTAAATTACATCAACGAG CTATGTGAGCGACTGCCTAGCCCGATGGGAGAATCATCTGTGGATTGTGCATCTGTAGCTTCCATGCCCAGTGTCTCTTTCACTATCGGTGATAAGACATTTGAGCTTAAACCAGAGCAG TACATTCTCAAGGTTGGCCAGGGCACTGCAGCGCAGTGCATCAGCGGGTTCACAGCCTTGGATGTTCCACCACCACGAGGCCCTCTCTG GATACTGGGAGATGTCTTCATGGGAGTTTATCATACCGTATTCGACTATGGCAATCTGAGAGTTGGCTTCGCACCAGCAGCAtag